The sequence below is a genomic window from Salicibibacter cibarius.
TGTGGGGATTGAAATTGACTTGGGAGCCAAAGGTATGTAACCCCGCAATGATTCCCGGGGTCACTTTTTTCTTCTTCTCGAAATATTCTTTGAGCAGCCGTGCACCTTCATCCATCAACATTTTTAATAATTCCCGGTGGAGCAGAAACACTTCTCTTAATCCCTCATCGATCGTCAGAATCACATGCCGATGGTTGACCTGGAACACGTCTTCCATGAGCAGACGACTCCATTCCTCGCTTTCTCCAATCGAACAGGTCGTACAAAATCGCCCTTTACAGCGATAGGGGACTTTTCGAGTCTCGTGGCAGCCTTCGCATACAAAGAGTTTGAATCCGTTCTCGGGATTCCCACAATCGCGGAATTTTTCCACTTCTTTATGGACAACAGGGCGGATGCGATCCCCGTGTTTTTCGACAAATTGTTCCCAATGATGATGGTGGTCAAAGAATATACGTCGAAGAATATTAGGTTCCATATCTACACCCTAACACATTCCCCGGCATAATAGGGGCCGAAATTTATACTTTCTTATCTTTTTAGAAAACTTGGCTTTTCGCCAAGCTTTTATGGCGAAAAGGCTTAGTTGCACTTATGCAGGTAATAAAGTTGGTTTGCACTTTATTACCTGCCAAGTGTAAAAACAATGGTAGATCACTCGTCAAAATTAAACCTCATTATACGAGTCAAGACTGTTCCAGCTGCGGGGAGCGTGTAAAAAAGGCCCTGTCCGTTCGCACGCATGTATGCAAGTCATGCGGAACAGTTTTAGATCGCGATCATAATGCGGCCATCAATATCGAAAAGGTTGGACAGGATCTTTTGGGTTTGTGTCCAACTGTATAAATCGATTGCTTCGACTGTAGGGCAAGGTCCTGTCCGAGCAGTATAAAACAAAGCCCTGGGAGATGATGTAAGACTCGGTTCATATAGAACAAAGCCATCGTCTATGAAAAGGGAAGCTCCACCAAAATCTTTGATTTAGGTGGAGAGGTTCACTTATTGTATTGATGACCCCTCCCTTTATCCCATCAGAAAAGGAGAGTGATTTGAATGACCTTCACCATCAACAATGACTTTAACAAACAATTAGCTGAAATTGTAGGAAAGGGGCGAGTAAAAGACTTGGAACATCGAGGTTTTCTCGCTGCACAGATTGTGAGTTATCGTCATAATAAGAACATGACTCAACAAGATTTGGCGAATGCCATCAACGTCACAAAATCTACCATCGGGCGGTTGGAAGCAGGTTTAACGACTCCGAATTATAAAACACTTTTAGCTTTATCTGACGCACTACAGGCACCTATAATCATTGATGCCAATCGGGAGAGTGAAAAAGCAAATATATAAGAATCAGCAGGGAGGCGACCAGGCCCCAGGCGGCTCCCATCTATATACCCAATTGCTTTTGCACTTGGCACTCGCCATGCACCAAAACAATGACAGCTTTTTTCTTTCCTGGCTGCCAGTGACCAAAACTCAACTGACAATCATGATTTTCGTGCCCGAGTGTCCACACAAATGAGCCACAAGATCGCACGATTAGTGACCGGGCTTTAGATGATATCGCTAAGCGTCATGTTGGTTTAGTACAGATTAATCATTTACCCACAACATTTTTTGTATTTCTTCCCGCTTCCACAAGGGCACGGGTCGTTACGTCCGATCTTTTCCACTTTTTTAGCCGGATTCGTCGTCATGCTTAGCTGTGGCATAGCTGTTTGTCGCTCTTTCCTTATTTTCCGCTTCGGTTGTTCGAAAGAAGCCCACCTGTGCAATTCCTCTACAGTATCATCAATATATAAGGCACGAGTGAGTTGCTTTTGTCTTTTTAAATGCATTTCTTCCGATTCTTGCAATGTTTGATCCACATTATCTATGTTAATAACACCAAGTTCGACGACACCTTTTTTATATAAATCTTCAATTTCCTCATATATTTCAACCGGATACAATGCATTGCTCGCAGCAACAATCGCTGCATTTACATAATAATTGTCGGTCTGAAGCTTTGTTGTCATAAGTGTTTTGAAATAATCAAGCACGTCTTCCCGGGAAAGTTCACCATTGAGCACCAATACAGCCAAGCACCTCATTGCTGCGCTACGAACGTATTCACCCACTTCCGCATCTTCGATTAACCCTTTTATCACTTCGATGTCACCATCATAAACGGATGCTAATATCCGGTCTGCATCTTCGGTGATCACATCTCCGAATAAATCATGCGGCATTCTACCAGGGAATCTCAAAATATCGACCCACAAGGGGAAAAATTCCTTAACCCTGAACTGAGCAAGCAAATAACATGCATAGATGTGGTCAAAACGCGTGGGAGCATCGAGGACAGCATTAGGATTCTCCCTTAATTCTTCCATAATATCAAGAAGGTGAGGGATAGCTTCTTCTTTTCCATCAATCAATTCCTGCAGTTTCTTGCGTGGAAAAATTCTATCATCGTTATAACGTATCGAATCTAATATTTCTTTCATCGTTGGAATCTACCCCTTCTTTACTATTTTCCTAGCCTTTTTCAGTATATCTGCTTAAATTTTAGCACATTATCGTCTTTGTTTGGACCTTTCCCACCGAAAGAACCGCCTACATGAAACGTGTAGACGGCTCTTATTTATTCTGAAATCCCCAAGCGTTCTTTCCACCTGTCGATAGCCTTGCGGACTTGCGTAAAGCCCGTGCCTCCTTCGCTGTTGCGGCGGGCGACCACTTGATACGGATTCAATGTCTCGTAAATGTCTTCCTCGAACCGGTCACTCGCCTCTCGGAAGACGGAAAAAGGACAGTCGGCGAGGACGATGTCGTTTTCAATACAGTAGAGGACGAGTTTTCCGACCACCTCATGGGCTTCCCTGAACGGCATTCCCTTTGCGGCTAGATAGTCGGCAAGTTCCGTTGCATTGGAAAAGTCCGAAGAGACGGCCTGCGCGGTTGTTTTTTCTTGAACAACCATGGAGTCGACCATCCCGGTGAAAATTTTCAATGATCCTTTGACAGTCACGACGGCATCAAACACGCCTTCCTTGTCCTCCTGCATATCTTTGTTATAGGCGAGCGGCAAACTTTTTAACGTCGTCAATAAACTTACAAGACTACCGTATACGCGCCCCGTTTTCCCCCGAACAAGCTCGGCCATATCCGGGTTCTTTTTTTGCGGCATAATGCTGCTTCCGGTGGCAAACGTATCGTCAAGTTCAATAAAACTGAATTCCTCGCTTGACCAAAGAATGATCTCTTCGGACAACCGGGATAAGTGCATCATAATCGTAGAAGCGATACTTAAAAATTCAATTAGAAAATCACGGTCGCTGACCGCATCCAGGCTATTTTCATAGATCGCGTCAAACCCTAATGTTTCCGCCGTTTGCCGGCGATCAATCGGGAAGGTCGTTCCCGCGAGCGCGCCGGCGCCAAGCGGTGAGATGTTCACGCGTTTCAAACTATCACTAAGCCTGTCCGCGTCCCGCTCCAACATCGCTACATACGCGAGCAAATGGTGTCCCATGGATATCGGCTGTGCTCTCTGCAAATGGGTGTACCCAGGAATCATCGTTTCCGTATGTTCATCGGCCCGGCTCACGAGCACCCGTTGAAAATCGCGAATCATGGCAATGATCGTTTCCGTTTCTTCACGCATAAACAGATGCATATCCGTTGCCACTTGATCGTTTCGGCTACGGGCGGTATGAAGTTTACCGGCTACTTCGCCGATTTCTTCCGTTAACAATTTCTCAATGTTCATATGAATATCCTCATATTTCACATCAAAAGAGAGCTCCCCGTTTACTGCCTTTTTTTCCAACGTGGCAAGGCCATCGTGAATCTTCCTGCCTTCTTCTTCACTAATAATATTGCAAGAACGGAGCATGGCCACATGAGCCATGCTCCCTTGAATATCCTGAGCGACGAGTTTTTGGTCAAAACCGATCGACGCGCCGAATTCATCGACCCAGGCTTCCGCTTCTTTCGTAAATCGACCGCCCCACAGTTTGGTCATACTTCCACACCATTCTTATTGACTTTGCTATGCACTTTCGTCGGCAATCCCCACAATTGCATAAAGCCGACGGCTGCATTGTGGTCAAACTCATCCTCCGGCGTGTATGTCGCCAGTTTTTCATCATAAAGGGTGTAAGGCGAAGTGCGCCCTTCAACGATCGCGTGGCCTTTAAACAGTTTCACGCGCACCTTGCCGGTGACGCTTTTCTGTGATTCTTTTATAAATGCTTCCAATGCCGGTC
It includes:
- a CDS encoding helix-turn-helix domain-containing protein, with amino-acid sequence MTFTINNDFNKQLAEIVGKGRVKDLEHRGFLAAQIVSYRHNKNMTQQDLANAINVTKSTIGRLEAGLTTPNYKTLLALSDALQAPIIIDANRESEKANI
- a CDS encoding DUF1186 domain-containing protein, whose protein sequence is MKEILDSIRYNDDRIFPRKKLQELIDGKEEAIPHLLDIMEELRENPNAVLDAPTRFDHIYACYLLAQFRVKEFFPLWVDILRFPGRMPHDLFGDVITEDADRILASVYDGDIEVIKGLIEDAEVGEYVRSAAMRCLAVLVLNGELSREDVLDYFKTLMTTKLQTDNYYVNAAIVAASNALYPVEIYEEIEDLYKKGVVELGVINIDNVDQTLQESEEMHLKRQKQLTRALYIDDTVEELHRWASFEQPKRKIRKERQTAMPQLSMTTNPAKKVEKIGRNDPCPCGSGKKYKKCCG
- the argH gene encoding argininosuccinate lyase, translating into MTKLWGGRFTKEAEAWVDEFGASIGFDQKLVAQDIQGSMAHVAMLRSCNIISEEEGRKIHDGLATLEKKAVNGELSFDVKYEDIHMNIEKLLTEEIGEVAGKLHTARSRNDQVATDMHLFMREETETIIAMIRDFQRVLVSRADEHTETMIPGYTHLQRAQPISMGHHLLAYVAMLERDADRLSDSLKRVNISPLGAGALAGTTFPIDRRQTAETLGFDAIYENSLDAVSDRDFLIEFLSIASTIMMHLSRLSEEIILWSSEEFSFIELDDTFATGSSIMPQKKNPDMAELVRGKTGRVYGSLVSLLTTLKSLPLAYNKDMQEDKEGVFDAVVTVKGSLKIFTGMVDSMVVQEKTTAQAVSSDFSNATELADYLAAKGMPFREAHEVVGKLVLYCIENDIVLADCPFSVFREASDRFEEDIYETLNPYQVVARRNSEGGTGFTQVRKAIDRWKERLGISE